Below is a window of Eretmochelys imbricata isolate rEreImb1 chromosome 22, rEreImb1.hap1, whole genome shotgun sequence DNA.
ATTGCCAGCTGTCCCAGTGTGGACATGCCAGGACCCAGTAGCCCAGCattctcagcagctgctgctccagggtTTTCTCCTCCAAACCCTTCCTTGAATTGCTCCAACCTTGACTGTTCTGAGGAGGATCTGCTGTCGTCATCCAGTGAGGCAGAGAAGGTATGTGACAGAGGGGAAGCTGTGTGGACAGTGCTAGGCATTACATGCTTTGAGTTGCTTGGTCTCTGTgactgatgcatcccaagatagGACTAAGTTTGCTCATGCCCTGTTTTATGAGCAGCAGAAGTGAATGCATAGATTCAGCCCAAATTATGGCTGGCAGAAGGTACAAGATGCTGGATTGGAAACTGGAGTCCTTCCTATCCACAGAACAGGAATAGCCCAGGTAGCAGCATATACCTCAGGCATGTCATGTGGGGAGGAGCTCATTTACCATTACCCACTCAGTACATGACCCTTCTGCTGAAACAGATAGAAATGGATCAGTTAGTACCCATTTGTGAAGGGTACACATcaccactgggaactggactaaGGCCCAAACTCATTACATGCAGGCCACTGATGTGCAACTTCCCACACATCATGTCTACTCACTGACTCCATGCAGGCCTAACCCATCTCTTTCACCCCTCTTTTTCTCCCTAGTTCACTGAGGATGAAGATGTCTCATCGGTGGACATCTCACTCTCTCAGAAAATGGAGACTCCCAAATCTAAGGCTGCTCTGGCACCCCGGAAACCAAAGGTCCCCAGATCTCAGAGCACGAAGCTCAAGTACATCCTGCAGGCGAGCACCAAACTCAAAGGGGGCTGGCCCCGGCCCCCCCTTAATTACTGCATCCTCATCACCCTGGCCCTGCGTAACAGTGCAGAAGGCAGCTTGACTGTGCAGCAAATCTACCAATTCACACGGTACCCACAGCCCTCCTAACTCCCCCCATGCTGGGATAGGGGGAGTTTAAAGGGGGCATGGGTACAAAATTGTCCTAGCTTTTGCTAGGGAGGAAGTATGGCTAGGGAAGgtgactggaagtcaggactcctgggttctatggttctattctcagctctacTACTGACTCACCATGAGacattaggcaagtcacttcctttcTGTTCCCATTAGAGACTacatggatttttatttaaatgcccAAGTTCAGGAGTATTCAGACTTAGAGTTTTAGTTCTGGCCTGTTGCTATTTAACAGTACTCTGTTCAATTGGTCCAGCCAAACCTAATGTTTGAGGGTGTAACCTAATGGTACAGGGGCTTGGGAGGAATCTCTCATCCTCTTATATCCACATATGTTCCACAAATGATCAGGTGCACTCTGGTTGTGGCAAGAAACATTGACCTTGTGACTAGCGTAGCCAATCCTGTGCTCTGGGCTTGCCCGGCTTGTGAACCCAGCTCTGTGcccttcttctctctctttgcagGCAGCACTTTCCCTTTTTCCAGACAGCCCCAGATGGCTGGAAAAACACCATTCGTCACAATCTGTGCTTCAGTAGCAGCTTTGAAAAAACCACCCACTTTGTGTGCAACGAGGGCAACCGCAAGTCCCGCCTGTGGAAGCTGACACCAGAAGGCTGCAGAAAGTTCCAGGAAGAGGTATGGGCTCTATCTGAGGAGGCCCTCGACTTAGTGAGCCAGAGCTTGAGCAAACCAGGTACATACCAAGAGGCAGTAGCCCCCACTGAGGCTTTGGAGTCTAGGACGAGTGGTACTGGAAAGCAGGCTCTCCCAAGACTTTATTGTGAGGTTACACTAGAAGAGAGCTGTAGAGGGAGtatatgcagtgatgagctgccaaaatcttaacgggttccctcctcaccccacaagggggtcgttgcccacccccccgggactcctgccccatccaacccccccgcattccttgatgcccccccaggacccctgccccatccaccccctcccctgtcccctgactgcccccagaactgggcaggagggtctcatgggccactgtagtgggtgcccaccatgccccgcccctaagagccagaggcacctgccagggggcgaggtggggagtcccggtggtgcttacctggggcagctcctaggaagcatccagcaggtccctctggctcctaggggcaggggagcgtagctgggggggagcagagggagcagctgctcccccactgatcacatcaaaagtggtgcctcaggcgccgactccctgggtattctggggctggagcacccacggggaaaattggtgggtgcagagcacccaccggcagctccctgcccgggCCCAGATCACCtccgctccccctcctcccctgaatgcacagccctgctctgcttctctgcgccccccttcccgcaaatcagctgtttggcgggaagctggggagggctgagaagcaggccgcagcttcctgctcagccagagggtggcggaggtgagctggggtggggagcggttcccctgcgcgctcccccccctaccccccccccccgggttacctgctgcggcacagCAGCCCTCCttgcacccctctccccaccgCTCAAGCTCACCtcagcctccctgggcctgagcgggaagctgccgcttgcttctcagcctgccccggcttcccgtgcaaacagctgattcacgggaagcctgggtggggtggcgcgttcaggggaggaggcggagcagaggtgagctggggccagtgagtggggcggggagctgccagtgggtgctctgtacccaccaaattttccccttgggtgctccaaccctggagcacccgtgcagtcggcgcctaaggtgccactttgggccggttaaatttagaagcccttttagaaccggttgtccctcatggaacaaccggttctataagggcttctaaatttaacaaccggttctagcgaaccattgtgaaccagctccagctcacccctGAGTATATGTGTGGACAGaccaggggaaggagaaaatACAGAGGGCTAGACTGGATGACTGAAGATGATGGATCTTCTAGGGCGGAGCCCTTACAAGTATGGgtggctctgtgcctcatttaGCTGTAACCTAGGCCAGAGGAGAAGAGGGGTAAGATTTTTCCCTTTTGAATTATAGAAATGCTCCTGGTCACTCCTCTCTGAAAattattcctctctctctccccgccctTGAAACTTCATTCATGGAAAGATTAGAAAGCTCATAGCTGAGTTATTTCCAGCACTGAATGAGGTACTTCACAAGCTGCTGAGGGTGTTACTGGTTGCTGAGGATGATGGAGTGGGGTTGCACTTTGGAGACCAGGACTGCAGGTGCCTAGGCCAGTGAAAGGAATCACTGCAGAACAGTGCCAGGGACCATTCCCATGCCTTAGACTAAGAGACCCAGATGGTATTAAGTGGTGCTATCCTTATAGCTCTGGCCAGCCAATTTTAATGTGGATGCCTAAGATCTACACATGGCTGTGGGGGGACAAGCTTAGGAGCCTagaggcacatttgaaaaaaaaaaaaaagtacttgagAGATTCAACTATGAGCAGGGTTATTCTCCTGGCTGCTTAAGAAATCTATCCTCTACCTGATACTAAATAACATACTTGGCCAATGAAAATCAGAATGGAAGTATTAAATTGTTGGGACAAGCTCTCATTGGTGGCTGAGTGATCCTGAGATCAGGACACAGATAGCAATAGTGGTGGAATGCTGCTTAACCCTCTTATGCTGCAGAGCCAGAACCTGGTTCATGGCCCAGGCTCAGCCATCAAACCACCTTCTTTCTCTCTTGTTGCAGAACAGATGCAATCTTTGTTCAGTCTCTGATCCCTGCTGCCCCCGAGATAAGGACCATGTGGTTCCCAAGCAGCTTATTTCCTCCTGAGTTACTACAGTCAGCTTCCAAGCAATCGCAGAAGGGAGCCCTAGATGTGAATGGAAACTCTAGGAACTCAGACCTCTAATCAGAAAGAGCTGGGTCAGACCTGCTGCCTACCTCCCCCCACAATGGCTTGGTCTGGGCAGGCTTTGTCTCTCAAATACTTTAAGAGGGAGCCTCAGCTAAAGGATTGTCACTAGAGAGTATGGGGTAGTAGGAAAATCTGGTCCTCTTGACTTCTATGTTTTCCCCCTTTCAGCAGTTTGAGTGGCTATCTTGTCCATGATCCACTCGCTGCCGCTGGTCAGAGTTGGTTATGTTTGAGGGAAGATTACAGGAAGCTTTAGCATAATCTTGGGAATCTCAGGGCCTTTACTCTAACAGCAATTTCTCAGCTGCTTCTGTGCAAAATGTTCTTTCCCCTGTACAAGAAGACTGGGGTAAAGTCTATCTTTTAAATTCCTTATTCTCATTCTGCACTTAATGTTGTGTAAAGTATGCTAAAGGTAAAAAGCACTAAGGGCAGTTGaactattaaaaaaatcccaaacaccaTGAAACATGAAGCAGACAGTAAGAGCTAGAGCAGAGTTCAGACATTCCACTGCAGCCACTTAAAGATCCCAAAGACattgtcattttattttgttgaagTTCCAGTTGACTAGCCccagagtctttttttttttttttaaaatatgcacacaAAACAAGACCACACCAAAACTTCTTTTCAATCCTAGTGCTAGGAGACACAAAAATGACCCtaaatggggtgggaggggataagGTGAAAACTGTGTTATTGTTCTCCTGCCTCTTGACAAGAGAGGCTGAATTCTGTTATTTAAACATAGATCATATCTCAGACAGGGAAACAATGATGTGACATGAGCAAAAAAGCTGTAGCAATTGAGGGGAAAGGGAGTTTGTTACTTGTTTAGTTATTTAATACTAAAGCCTACTGAATGCTGGGGAGAAATGAGGTCTTTGTTAAAGTCTCTCCCCCAATCCACAAGCTGATTGCTCTAACACAGATTGCCTGCCACACACCTTTACTTTAATAAGGGAGCCAGAATGGAACCAGACATTCCATTCCTGGTATTtctaaagctaaaaaaaaaaacaaacaaaaacacacactcaGGCCTTCATTATAAAGCagtaaaaacatttgtttttttaaactaaacccCTCTGGCAGCTCTGATTCTTTACATTGTCAATACAGCAGCTTTTGTCTTATTTAACATCACAACTGCTGCTTCCTCTAACACAGGCAGAATGGATCATAAAACCCTAGCCCTCTGCAATATATCCAGTCTACATACTGGCACTGCCTAGAAACAGTTGGTGCTAAATGCCTGCATTAAGAAAGGCAGAAACCAAACAAGATGACAAGACTGGCTTAGTTTGATCTCAGTTGTTAAAGTAACACAGCAAGAACTATTTTTTAATCAGACAGCAGCCACTTAAACTAGAGAAAACTGGTCACTTATTTGACTATTTCATTTATAAGGTATTTTAATAAATTGTTCAGAGTCCAACAGGTGTCTAGGTTGTTTACCTGTAATACCTACTAATAGGGTTAGGCTAACATCAGATGCTATCTGTAACATGCTAAAATTTGGAGTCAGTGAGTTGTAAATGGAACCTTAAAGTGTGATTTAATCTATATATAAAAAATTTGGTGCGAGAGGTAGGGAGGGGTACTGCACAGAGCCTGTTTTTTAGAGAGGTTTAAGGCATCAGGAGCAAGGCCTCCCATGCAACTAAGACACTTGCACTTCCTAGTGCCCCACAAATGAATTCCCTTTCCAACAGAAGCAGTTCTATGGTAGGCTTAATCCTCTTCTTGTATAATCTGACAATGATTTCTGTTCTCCCACTGCCACCACTCATCTTTTAGGAGTCTAGTGAGCACTTAACTGCCAGTCCCTAGAGAGGATCATGCTTTCAGTCCCCAGTGAGCACGCGACAGCAAAGGTGAACTGTTGTTAGTCTAGGATAGGCCCCTCTTATTCCCTACTGTAGAGTCTTGCAAGCAAGAAGTTTACTGGTACAGCTGAAACTGGATGTTACATAAACAAGTGACTGTTTCAACAGTCAGGCAGACCtcacaaaaagagagaggaacATGAGCAAATCACACCCATACCACAAGGGAGAGTGCTCAAGCTGATTTTTCAGTTGACTGAGCCATAAGAATGAGCTTGACCAATGCTCTAGTACAGCAGGACCCTGAAAGCCCATTCAAAAGTAATGTTTTGCCTCTTAAATCTGCACAAGAGTTGCGGGCAAACTTAGCAAGCAGTCTCTACAGGAGGGGTGGTTTCTACCCCAGTCAGATGCAGCAGGAGCTGTTGCACATATTCCTGATTAAGAGTAGTCAGCAAAGATCCATGCAAGAGGAAGAGCAGAAGTCAGAGGGGAGGATTTGTTGAAAAGCTCTTCCCTTCCTTTAGCACCCTTCTCTCACAAAAATGCTTGCTTAGCAGAAAGTGGCTAATGTTACTCTGAGTGCCAGTAGGTAGAGGTTGATCCTCTTTCCACTAGGAAAAATTTAGAATTTActataaaataaaccaatataTCATCTATTCCTATATCCTAACTCCCCTATTCTGATCATGCAGCTGGTAGCTGTACAATGCTttacctggggtggggatttcatgTCCTTGGCAGTGACCATTTTTGCTGATGCTAGAGGTTTGATTTGTTTAGCTATTCATGAAACTGCAGGCCTAAATTGGATCTAGTGCCTGACAACCTCACAAGCAACTACCCTTCAAGAGGTAGAGCAAGGACCTGTTGGCTAAGCACAGGACTAAATATCTGGACactatttctagctctgccacagatatAATGCATGATGTCAGACAAGTTACTTTTACTCCAGCTTACAGATAAGGCACAGAGGTGACTCTGTTCTTATGCCAGAGGTGAAAGACTTGACATTTGTAACAAAAGCACTTTGAGTTTGGTTGGAAGGAGCCAGAGCGGGATACAAGAACAGGCTACAGAAAGGATCGCTTAAAGAATTAGAAATACAGCATTAAAAGGAAACTGAAGTTTTAATAGATGCCTGGCAAGCTCATAGCTGATACAGACTTAAGCTTTATTCtaaagtgactttaaaaaaaaaaagtagctttATTTGATCCCTAGCAAGGGGATCCCTACTTGTAGTGCCAGCCAGCACAGTGGCAGCTTTCCTCCCTAAGAGAGGACAGGTAGAAGGACTacctggggcttgtctacatcaGTTTTGGCACCAATTTAACTAGATCACATTGCAGGGAAAAAAGAAACAGGTTAGATCAGTTCAACACCCTAGTGTGGACAGCACAATTTAGAAGTTTTACTACTGCAAGCTAGGTCAAAATGAATAGGGTATTGAACCCTTTTAACTAAATTGGCACAGatttaacaaaaccaaaactaTTCAGACCTGCCCTCAAACACAGTCTGAAACAGGTGTCAAGCACCACccacacccattgaagtcagcaggagccCAGAATTTCTGTGGAAACGGGGGCATAATATGGCTGCACTCAAGTGGCATTTGACTTGTTCTCCATATGAGAGTGAGAAGAAGGTTGGGTTGCTTTCCACACAAAGCCCATCTTCAGCAGCCTCTTGCTGGCAAAGGTCATTTTGAAGTCAGCATCATTTAGCCAAAAGAAGAGATGAAGGGCAGGTGTCAAGTCATCCAGGTCACTGGGGCTGTGGGAGTCACAGGTCATATCAATCTCAGCGCTGCAAAAGTAAGAGGAAGAGTGGGTAGTTTTGTGGCGAGACTGAACCCAAGAAGATCAGGTTTTATTGTCCATCATAGCCAGAATGGAAGTATCAAGAATATAAAGACACCAAGCTGGTTAGTTTCCCTGTAAGGTGGGGCACACTAGAGCTGCAACTCTAGCATCTGCACTTATGTTAGCAAATGGAAAGTTTTAATgggatatgggggtgggggcgcaaGAGGAGAAGAggccagtgaagacaaggcaagtTTCCAATGCAGCCCTTTGGCCAAGAATCTAATGGCTGTACCCTGGCTGCAAGTTGAAGGGTAAGATAACAAAAATAAATGCTTTGACTGTACGTTGCTGATGCTTTGTTCTGACTGACAGCTGGACACTGCTTGTtggctggcaggagctcaccAACCATAGACACCTGCAGTTGATCAGTGATGTCACCCTGCAGCTACAGTACAGGGAGAGACATTGGCTGCTTGTGTCCCTTGAACTACTAACAGAAGGTTCCTCACatgtccctccccttccctcagtTTCCACATGATCATTTAAATTTGAGATTCCTCAGTAATGAAATGGTGGAGGTCAAAAACATGCACACCTTCCAAGCTTGGCATAAAGTATCAGAATCTGAGTCTACCAGTCATTTACCCTCTCCCTTCTGAAAGCTGCAGGAAGTGCAGAGCCCTCCCTGATTTCTTGCCCACACTTCACCATCCATCCAACTCTGGGCCCTATAAGGTCAGTAAGTGCCTTTCAAATATCATGAGAAAGATGTAACCAACACCTGTTTCAGGAGATAAGATTGCTATGGGGATCAGGAAAGAATTTCCTCTCTAGACCTCTTCCCCTCCAAAAAGGGTACTGCACTGCTAGCTAGTtttgttagagcagggggctgtcaGACTCAAACTAAACCCAAAGGATGAGTTCACTATAGCAAGCCCTAGGTCTATGAGATAGGAGACCAGTGAGTTAGGAGCTTTGTACAGTTCTTGGCATACTCCTTCAATTCCCAGGTAGAGGGCTGGCTGGGGGTTTGATCACAATGACTAGTGCCTGAGTTCCATTTGCACCTTTATCTATTGATACACCCGCACCACAGAAGAGAGCACCTATCTTCTGCTCTCAGCACTCTGACAAGtttcagaaatagttacaagTAGAAGAGATCTCCTCCTCACTCAATAACTG
It encodes the following:
- the FOXR1 gene encoding forkhead box protein R1, coding for MYLNFQNKTFWESLHLKSGLEDWDMEEELKLTTTTDQFPQAADEKQNHHMLKWQCERQVRRNSLPREPSDTLPSIRPAESYVQPHLWMWMNPNLVCPIASCPSVDMPGPSSPAFSAAAAPGFSPPNPSLNCSNLDCSEEDLLSSSSEAEKFTEDEDVSSVDISLSQKMETPKSKAALAPRKPKVPRSQSTKLKYILQASTKLKGGWPRPPLNYCILITLALRNSAEGSLTVQQIYQFTRQHFPFFQTAPDGWKNTIRHNLCFSSSFEKTTHFVCNEGNRKSRLWKLTPEGCRKFQEEVWALSEEALDLVSQSLSKPEQMQSLFSL